One window from the genome of Yamadazyma tenuis chromosome 7, complete sequence encodes:
- the MNN2 gene encoding mannosyltransferase (COG:S; EggNog:ENOG503NWZX; CAZy:GT71), producing MQVKLHRLFVQHKLKVLAAILGVLVCLQLLTNRNVVIEKTINTGDQKGPSKDPLEFGQITPSQPAPEDHVPGGIQEDIMKVAAEDPVKGSPEYDDSSVPTNNLPKKVLESLRDFTLFFNGVEDYAIKSPSIKDKYKKERAREIFASNKDFLFSKEYLENVLDIPQSTFEELKRSHTNYVEKHMNKLLYKYKLSTFGNLLETDPEWNSYKDTKGYVLIGGGQYSWLSYLVIKQIRATGSTLPIELFFASREEYEKEFCEDLLPGYKVRCNVFADELSTDLKERFDLGGYQYKMLAILSSQFENVIYLDSDNFPVRNPEGILESSLFKETGLILWPDAWARTTNPKFYDIAGVDVKEKKTTHNNYDKAHGEKPLGECTFADSWYHTFEGTLPDPTSETGMMMINKTKQVRTLLLSLYYNLFGPHFYYPLMTQGSAGEGDKETFIAAAHVLGEPYFQTAKPFLWVGYMREDAQKFASKALGHYDPVQSQQDPDGDLDFMFMHLSYPKFYPNWLVDNHDLVYAESGKHIRMYSDIYSNAGYDFDLRVLQFFTQGLCEAYYDEKGVSVFGDNLKKNTEYMGNYLAYVKNDPEIEAKRCREVFIPHLKWLKETTQFPHSVVQPHGEW from the coding sequence ATGCAAGTTAAGCTCCACAGATTGTTTGTACAACACAAGTTAAAGGTGCTTGCAGCTATACTTGGTGTCTTGGTATGTTTGCAATTGCTCACCAATCGTAATGTGGTCATTGAGAAAACCATAAACACCGGTGACCAGAAGGGACCTCTGAAAGATCCGCTAGAGTTCGGCCAGATCACCCCATCACAACCCGCCCCTGAAGACCATGTTCCTGGCGGCATTCAAGAGGACATCATGAAGGTGGCTGCCGAAGATCCCGTGAAGGGTTCACCTGAGTATGACGATTCTTCTGTGCCAACAAACAATCTCCCAAAGAAGGTCCTTGAGTCTTTAAGGGATTTCACCCTATTTTTCAACGGCGTAGAAGATTATGCTATCAAATCTCCTTCGATTAAAGACAAGTACAAAAAGGAAAGAGCACGGGAGATTTTCGCCTCTAATAAAgattttctcttctctaaggaatacttggaaaatgtGTTGGACATTCCTCAGtcaacttttgaagaattgaaaagGTCTCATACCAACTATGTGGAAAAACACATGAACAAACTTCTTTATAAGTATAAGCTATCAACGTTTGGAAATTTATTGGAAACGGATCCTGAATGGAACTCGTACAAGGATACCAAAGGTTACGTTTTAATAGGAGGCGGGCAATACAGTTGGCTTTCCTACTTGGTTATCAAACAAATTAGGGCCACTGGATCGACTCTTCCCATTGAGTTGTTTTTTGCATCACGTGAAGAATACGAAAAGGAGTTCTGTGAAGACTTGTTACCTGGTTACAAGGTTAGGTGTAACGTATTTGCCGATGAACTCTCGACCGATTTGAAAGAGCGGTTTGATCTTGGTGGGTATCAATATAAGATGTTGGCTATTTTGAGCTCCCAATTTGAGAATGTCATATACTTGGATTCTGATAACTTTCCTGTGAGAAACCCAGAAGGTATACTAGAATCttccttgttcaaggaAACAGGGTTAATTCTTTGGCCCGATGCCTGGGCCAGAACCACTAATCCTAAGTTCTATGACATTGCTGGAGTTGATgtgaaggaaaagaaaaccACCCATAATAATTATGACAAGGCTCATGGAGAGAAACCTCTTGGCGAGTGCACCTTTGCTGATTCGTGGTACCATACTTTTGAAGGCACTCTTCCAGATCCAACCTCTGAAACTgggatgatgatgatcaATAAGACTAAGCAAGTAAGAACATTACTTTTGAGTTTGTACTATAACTTGTTTGGACCTCACTTTTATTACCCTTTGATGACTCAAGGATCAGCAGGTGAAGGTGATAAAGAAACCTTTATTGCAGCTGCTCATGTTTTGGGAGAACCGTACTTCCAAACTGCCAAACCGTTCTTGTGGGTTGGATATATGAGGGAAGATGCCCAGAAGTTTGCGTCCAAAGCTTTAGGTCACTACGATCCCGTGCAAAGTCAACAAGACCCCGACGGCGACCTTGACTTTATGTTTATGCATTTATCGTACCCCAAGTTCTATCCAAATTGGCTTGTGGATAACCATGACTTGGTATACGCAGAGCTGGGCAAACACATCAGAATGTACAGTGACATTTATTCCAATGCCGGCTACGACTTTGACTTGAGAGTATTGCAGTTCTTTACGCAAGGATTGTGTGAAGCCTACTACGATGAAAAAGGAGTATCCGTATTTGGAGataatttgaagaaaaacaccGAGTATATGGGGAACTACCTTGCGTATGTTAAGAACGACCCCGAAATTGAAGCCAAAAGGTGCAGAGAAGTATTTATTCCTCATTTGAAATGGTTGAAAGAAACCACCCAATTCCCCCACCTGGTGGTCCAACCGCATGGAGAGTGGTAG
- a CDS encoding uncharacterized protein (EggNog:ENOG503P6HR) encodes MSEQPEICSLCLGGDTDVPPFGSLDDARDLIHPCSTCSIVVHRKCLLDWFNASPSDKLRIFEPTSLEDSTHELVSTSNVRPGPVHNDLEIGHPSDTTDIRINLSTNNLNNWVTSLMNPSNPLLPANRRSTVFILAPCPQCKNEIVFSMKRSPVLTFNTGVRSMLSKGLQYSGLFLGVTSAVTGVVSMGYIALTSCGLKMMNGIVPEPILVKMLTKNAASQSSLSMLSSLLVNTTNNTNNYGLDNLETALSRGLIDPFKFSRIPILPIILYRMRQSSFVQCVFQNFHKEVKLSNWFAEFMISGYISSLGNHQLARIVYQNVLNNVSSVIRNPLTFYKYLNVFKGVDFWNTNNMISMLIPARILYDLLFRVTLNQLHFDIAMKVRPRTIANNMPEHEFDEFELLNNKLNNIRILLKDYTTPKKDEDSLSQWINSKVNVLKTLFKDGLILKYIRLKVYLSMLKAKACLKDDYSETFSYRSFTLRCLTTVAWPFVSSKLGSFVNAVISKGINSRVPQENVMFLSNLIALVLVVLAKDIVNVYITNQKKNQLAKLSVINFDSNADLEVVFGSQTDLATEIQDINRELEEFTTTSFPGGFEIDMY; translated from the coding sequence ATGAGCGAACAACCAGAAATTTGCAGTCTATGTCTTGGTGGAGACACCGACGTACCTCCCTTCGGGTCCTTAGACGATGCTCGTGACTTGATTCATCCTTGTTCCACCTGTTCAATTGTGGTTCACAGAAAGTGCTTACTCGACTGGTTCAACGCTTCGCCATCTGATAAGTTGCGTATATTTGAACCCACATCTTTAGAAGACCTGACGCATGAGTTGGTTTCGACGCTGAACGTAAGACCTGGTCCCGTTCacaatgacttggaaattGGCCATCCTAGTGACACTACAGATATTCGGATCAATCTTTCTACAAACAATCTTAACAACTGGGTGACAAGTTTGATGAACCCTTCAAATCCACTTTTACCCGCCAACCGCCGCTCAACCGTATTCATTCTTGCTCCTTGCCCCCAATGCAAAAACGAAATTGTTTTCAGTATGAAGAGATCTCCAGTTTTGACCTTCAATACCGGGGTAAGATCAATGCTTTCCAAGGGGCTACAGTATTCGGGACTCTTTTTGGGGGTTACATCTGCCGTCACCGGGGTGGTGTCGATGGGATACATTGCACTCACGTCATGCggattgaagatgatgaacGGGATTGTTCCGGAACCAATTCTTGTGAAGATGCTCACTAAGAACGCTGCTAGCCAAAGTTCACTTTCGATGCTCTCTTCGCTTTTGGttaacaccaccaacaataccaacaacTACGGACTCGACAACTTGGAGACGGCCTTGTCCCGGGGATTGATAGACCCATTCAAGTTTTCTCGGATTCCTATTCTCCCCATTATATTATACAGAATGAGACAATCTTCGTTTGTGCAATGTGTTTTCCAGAATTTTCATAAAGAGGTCAAGTTGAGCAATTGGTTTGCCGAGTTCATGATCAGTGGATACATATCCTCGTTGGGAAATCATCAGCTCGCTCGAATTGTCTACCAGAATGTATTGAATAACGTCTCAAGCGTTATCAGAAATCCGTTGACGTTCTACAAGTATTTGAATGTGTTCAAAGGGGTTGACTTTTGGAACACAAATAACATGATTTCCATGCTTATACCCGCAAGAATTCTCTACGACTTATTATTCCGGGTCACCTTGAACCAATTGCACTTTGATATTGCCATGAAGGTGAGGCCTCGCACCATTGCCAACAACATGCCAGAGCATGAGTTTGACGAGTTTGAactcttgaacaacaaacTCAACAACATCAGGATCCTTCTTAAAGACTACACCACCCCCAAGAAAGACGAAGACAGTCTTTCTCAGTGGATAAATAGCAAGGTTAATGTGCTTAAGACACTTTTCAAGGATGGATTGATCCTCAAATATATTCGGTTGAAAGTATATTTGCTGATGCTTAAAGCGAAGGCTTGCCTCAAGGATGACTACTCCGAGACGTTCTCGTACCGTTCTTTCACACTTCGGTGTCTTACCACGGTGGCATGGCCCTTTGTATCCTCAAAGTTGGGGCTGTTTGTCAATGCGGTGATCTCCAAAGGGATCAACTCCCGTGTTCCTCAGGAAAACGTAATGTTTCTCAGTAACCTCATTGCATTggtattggtggttttggctAAGGACATTGTCAACGTTTATATCACcaaccagaagaagaaccaattggccaaattgaGCGTGATAAACTTCGACCTGAATGCGGACTTGGAGGTGGTTTTTGGGTCTCAGACAGACCTAGCTACAGAGATCCAGGATATAAATCGTGAACTAGAGGAATTCACCACTACTTCTTTCCCCGGTGGCTTTGAAATAGATATGTACTGA
- a CDS encoding uncharacterized protein (EggNog:ENOG503NY7B; COG:S; MEROPS:MER0031610): MRFQANVIASRTITRGFGRFLHYDGTPSSYASNSADYLGDALDPNIETVDLAYDLYEAETKTSNSPLIILHGIFGSGVNHRTAGKILASKLKRDVYSPDLRNFGRSPHIKRLDYPSLAADVERFIENKNLEKPVVIGHSMGGKTAMALALRRPDLLKMLISVDNAPVAFSSTSSTFVKYIGAFKRATENYKFTNIKDVDKELAKVEPNQYIRQFLLTNMNRGKKDDVITSKVPLDIINDALHAGLIASWPYDPSVCRWTKGPALFIRGTESDYVPDEYIPDIGRFFPNFEIRDVKAGHWVISENPKDFVDTVVDFVVKHED; the protein is encoded by the coding sequence ATGCGCTTCCAAGCCAACGTCATAGCATCTAGGACCATCACCCGAGGCTTTGGACGCTTCTTACACTACGATGGAACACCTTCCTCTTATGCAAGCAATTCTGCCGACTACTTGGGAGATGCACTTGACCCGAACATTGAAACGGTAGATTTAGCCTACGATTTGTACGAGGCAGAAACGAAGACCTCCAACAGTCCATTGATCATTTTGCACGGGATTTTTGGTTCTGGAGTAAACCACCGAACTGCTGGCAAGATTTTGGCATCTAAGTTGAAGCGTGATGTTTATTCTCCGGACTTGAGGAACTTCGGCCGGTCTCCCCATATCAAAAGGTTAGATTATCCGAGCCTAGCTGCCGATGTGGAGCGgttcattgaaaacaaaaaccTCGAGAAACCAGTGGTGATAGGTCATTCAATGGGAGGGAAGACTGCCATGGCATTGGCATTGAGAAGACCCGATCTTCTCAAAATGTTAATATCGGTGGATAATGCACCAGTTGCATTCAGCTCCACAAGCTCAACATTTGTCAAGTACATCGGTGCTTTCAAAAGAGCCACCGAGAATTATAAGTTTACAAACATTAAAGATGTGGACAAGGAATTGGCCAAAGTTGAACCCAACCAGTACATAAGACAGTTTTTATTGACAAACATGAACAGAGGGAAGAAAGACGATGTTATTACCAGTAAGGTTCCATtggatatcatcaatgatgCGTTGCATGCTGGACTCATTGCTAGTTGGCCGTATGACCCTAGTGTTTGCCGGTGGACAAAAGGGCCTGCTTTGTTCATCAGAGGTACCGAGTCTGACTACGTTCCAGATGAATATATTCCAGATATTGGCCGGTTTTTTCCTAATTTCGAAATCAGAGATGTTAAGGCAGGCCATTGGGTTATCAGTGAAAACCCCAAAGACTTTGTAGATACGGTGGTGGACTTTGTGGTTAAACACGAAGATTAG
- the SUS1 gene encoding SAGA histone acetylase and TREX-2 complexes component (EggNog:ENOG503P74M; COG:K): MTQQDQELEQIKSKIQDHLISSGNYDKINKQLKLQLYESGWYDKISQMALNELQNNDSSNFEQLLSFIKPKAEQMVPGNVREDTLGRIREYLDDVIQ, from the coding sequence ATGACCCAGCAGGACCAAGAGCTCGAGCAGATCAAATCTAAGATCCAGGATCACCTAATTTCATCGGGAAATTAtgacaaaatcaataagCAGTTGAAGTTGCAGTTGTACGAAAGTGGCTGGTATGACAAGATCAGTCAAATGGCATTGAACGAGTTACAGAATAACGATAGCTCGAATTTCGAGCAGCTTTTGAGTTTCATTAAGCCCAAGGCCGAACAAATGGTCCCGGGAAACGTACGAGAAGACACTCTTGGCCGGATCCGGGAGTACTTGGACGACGTGATCCAGTGA
- a CDS encoding aldo/keto reductase (EggNog:ENOG503NU9F; COG:S): MTTVQTYTQTAPVFKTVNTSVANKKVKFNDGNQFPIVGLGTWKAKDEDVYYSVKNALDSGYRHIDTAAAYGNEEQIGKAIKDSGIPRKELYITTKLWSNRHHDPVGAIKESLDKLQLDYVDLYLLHWPVFLNPQGTPARVPLLPNGQRDIVLDWSFVKTYSLMHDVHDLGLAKSIGVSNFSVKNMKILLAAPETKITPVVNQVELHPHLPQFALGELCAQHGIKLQAYSPLGSNGSPVLKDETLLTIAEKYGVSPATVVFSWMCRRDVIYLPKSLNKHRLASNLKSVDLSDEDVDAINRIHKTFSKRYNDQDWSPMKPFEEDE, from the coding sequence ATGACTACAGTACAAACTTATACACAAACTGCACCCGTCTTTAAGACTGTTAACACATCGGTTGCAAATAAAAAGGTGAAATTCAACGATGGAAATCAATTTCCAATTGTTGGTTTGGGAACATGGAAAGCTAAAGACGAAGATGTTTACTACTCCGTCAAAAATGCCTTGGATTCTGGCTACAGGCATATTGACACCGCCGCTGCCTATGGAAATGAAGAACAAATAGGTAAAGCCATTAAGGATTCAGGAATCCCCAGAAAAGAACTCTATATAACCACCAAATTGTGGTCTAATCGTCACCATGATCCAGTTGGGGCCATTAAAGAGTCACTAGACAAGTTGCAATTAGACTATGTCGACTTGTACCTCTTACATTGGCCTGTGTTTTTGAACCCCCAAGGAACACCTGCCAGAGTTCCTTTATTACCAAATGGACAAAGAGACATTGTTTTAGACTGGTCTTTTGTGAAGACATACAGCTTAATGCATGATGTTCATGATTTGGGATTGGCAAAGTCTATCGGAGTTTCTAATTTTTCCGTGAAGAACATGAAGATATTATTGGCAGCACCTGAAACTAAGATTACCCCAGTGGTAAATCAAGTGGAGTTGCACCCACACTTACCACAGTTTGCTTTGGGAGAATTATGTGCCCAACACGGTATCAAGCTCCAGGCCTATTCTCCATTAGGATCAAATGGAAGTCCCGTGTTAAAGGACGAGACTTTATTGACCATTGCAGAAAAGTATGGGGTTTCTCCTGCAACTGTGGTTTTCAGTTGGATGTGCAGAAGGGATGTCATCTACTTGCCCAAGTCGCTTAACAAGCATAGATTAGCTCTGAATTTAAAGAGTGTTGACTTGAGTGACGAGGATGTCGATGCGATCAATCGTATCCATAAAACCTTCTCTAAGAGGTACAATGATCAAGATTGGTCTCCTATGAAgccatttgaagaagatgagtaA
- the YSA1 gene encoding ADP-ribose diphosphatase (EggNog:ENOG503NZ8Q; COG:L): MTKPSPYKAQLVSVEDISQGKWIQTRQINYKDPNGQDRVWEMAVRTTRTETTNTDAVSILALLKHPQKPTEIVFTKQFRPPTGKVVIELPAGLIDPKESVESTAIRELIEETGYHGKVLSSTLDQVELFSDPGLTNANMAFTTMEVDLTQPENINPQPELEPGEFIETFTLPLTNLLDELLDVCKKEGCVIDARLYHYAAGLKMASMTS; the protein is encoded by the coding sequence ATGACCAAACCTTCACCATACAAGGCTCAACTAGTTTCGGTGGAAGACATTCTGCAAGGCAAATGGATTCAAACTCGTCAGATCAACTATAAGGACCCAAATGGTCAGGACCGAGTCTGGGAAATGGCGGTAAGAACCACCAGAACtgaaaccacaaacaccgaCGCTGTATCAATATTAGCACTTTTAaagcatccacaaaaacctACAGAGATCGTGTTCACCAAGCAGTTCCGCCCTCCAACCGGTAAGGTTGTGATTGAGTTGCCTGCCGGGCTCATTGACCCGAAAGAATCGGTCGAGTCTACTGCCATTAGagagttgattgaagaaactggtTACCATGGTAAAGTGTTGAGTCTGACGCTTGACCAGGTGGAATTGTTCAGTGATCCAGGTTTAACTAACGCCAACATGGCGTTCACCACAATGGAAGTGGATTTGACTCAACCAGAGAATATCAATCCCCAACCCGAATTGGAGCCTGGAGAGTTTATTGAGACTTTTACTCTTCCATTGACGAACTTATTAGATGAACTACTTGATGTTTGCAAGAAAGAAGGATGTGTTATAGACGCCAGATTATACCACTATGCGGCAGGATTAAAGATGGCACTGATGACCCTGTAA
- the HHT3 gene encoding histone H3 h3.3 (EggNog:ENOG503P1RT; COG:B), with the protein MARTKQTARKSTGGKAPRKQLASKAARKSAPVSGGVKKPHRYKPGTVALREIRRFQKSTELLIRKLPFQRLVREIAQDFKSDLRFQSSAIGALQEAVEAYLVSLFEDTNLCAIHAKRVTIQKKDIQLARRLRGERS; encoded by the coding sequence ATGGCTAGAACTAAACAAACAGCAAGAAAGTCTACCGGTGGTAAGGCTCCAAGAAAGCAGTTGGCTTCCAAGGCAGCCAGAAAGTCTGCCCCAGTCAGTGGAGGTGTTAAGAAGCCTCACAGATATAAGCCAGGTACCGTGGCCTTGAGAGAAATCAGAAGATTCCAAAAGTCTACTGAACTTTTGATCAGAAAGTTGCCATTCCAAAGATTGGTTAGAGAAATCGCCCAAGATTTCAAGTCTGACTTAAGATTCCAATCATCTGCCATTGGTGCTTTGCAAGAAGCTGTTGAAGCTtacttggtttctttgtttgaagacacCAACTTGTGTGCCATTCATGCCAAGAGAGTTACCATCCAAAAGAAGGATATCCAATTGGCCAGAAGATTGAGAGGTGAAAGATCCTAG
- the NIT3_2 gene encoding Omega-amidase nit3 (COG:E; EggNog:ENOG503NTXY), giving the protein MSSIVKAPLAKSLKIALIQISAGSDKAANLTKVKKFIANAVKESKIGKLDLIMLPECFNSPYAVDQFANYAEVIPSGETTSFLSGLAKEHKVFLIGGSIPELDEAESKVYNTSLTFSPTGELIAKHRKAHLFDIDIPGGITFKESVSLTGGDKATVLKLGDFGNIGIGICYDIRFPELATIATRSPYNSFGMFYPGAFNTTTGPMHWHLLARSRSVDNQIFTVLCSPARDVEGGGYQAYGHSLVVDPAGNIISEAGEGEEIIYAELDPSLLPKVREAIPVHFQRRFDIYPDYVSDESIKVGDK; this is encoded by the coding sequence ATGTCATCCATAGTAAAAGCTCCATTGGCCAAATCTTTAAAGATCGCCCTTATCCAAATATCTGCTGGAAGCGATAAAGCTGCTAACTTGACAAAAGTGAAAAAGTTTATTGCCAATGCCGTTAAGGAGTCAAAGATAGGAAAGTTAGATTTGATCATGTTACCAGAATGTTTCAATTCTCCTTACGCAGTTGACCAATTCGCCAATTACGCCGAAGTCATCCCATCGGGTGAAACCACCAGTTTCTTGTCAGGTTTGGCCAAGGAACACAAAGTGTTTTTGATTGGAGGTTCTATCCCTGAATTGGATGAAGCTGAAAGTAAAGTGTACAATACTTCATTGAcattttctccaactggtgAGCTCATTGCTAAACACAGAAAGGCACACTTGTTTGACATTGACATCCCTGGAGGAATtactttcaaagaactgGTGAGTTTGACGGGAGGAGATAAAGCCACTGTTTTGAAGTTaggagattttggaaaCATTGGTATTGGAATTTGCTATGATATTAGATTCCCTGAATTGGCGACAATTGCCACCAGGTCCCCTTACAATTCGTTTGGAATGTTTTATCCCGGTgctttcaacaccaccactggtCCAATGCATTGGCATTTATTGGCCAGGTCCAGATCTGTTGACAACCAGATTTTCACCGTCTTGTGTAGTCCCGCTAGAGATGTCGAAGGAGGTGGATACCAAGCGTATGGCCACTCTTTGGTTGTGGATCCAGCTGGGAACATTATCAGTGAAGCGggtgaaggtgaagaaatcatATACGCAGAGCTTGATCCCTCTTTATTACCAAAAGTCAGAGAAGCTATTCCGGTTCATTTCCAACGTAGATTCGACATTTACCCTGACTACGTTAGTGATGAATCGATCAAGGTTGGCGACAAGTAG
- the NdufS7 gene encoding ndufs7 ubiquinone oxidoreductase subunit (COG:C; EggNog:ENOG503NVKG) → MALIAAGASRTISSKDLTPKTMPTDFPLMSQKAASAPVDYALTSLDTIANWARKSSFWPVTFGLACCAVEMMHVSTPRYDQDRLGIIFRASPRQSDIMIVAGTVTNKMAPALRQVYDQMPEPRWVISMGSCANGGGYYHYSYSVVRGCDRIIPVDVYVPGCPPTAEALMYGVFQLQKKMMKTSITRLWYRS, encoded by the coding sequence ATGGCTCTCATAGCGGCCGGTGCTTCTAGAACCATCAGCTCCAAGGATTTGACTCCCAAGACTATGCCTACAGACTTTCCTTTGATGTCTCAAAAGGCTGCTTCTGCCCCAGTAGATTATGCATTAACATCATTGGACACCATTGCCAACTGGGCTAGAAAGTCGTCTTTCTGGCCGGTGACGTTCGGGTTGGCCTGTTGTGCTGTGGAAATGATGCACGTTTCTACCCCCAGATATGATCAAGATAGATTGGGGATTATTTTCAGAGCCTCTCCAAGACAGAGTGATATTATGATTGTTGCTGGAACCGTCACCAATAAAATGGCTCCAGCTTTAAGACAAGTTTACGATCAAATGCCAGAACCAAGATGGGTAATTTCTATGGGATCCTGTGCTAATGGAGGTGGGTATTACCATTATTCCTACTCAGTGGTGAGAGGTTGTGACAGAATCATTCCTGTCGATGTGTATGTTCCAGGCTGTCCTCCAACTGCCGAAGCATTGATGTATGGGGTATTTCAGTTacaaaagaagatgatgaagaccTCCATCACGAGATTGTGGTACAGAAGTTAG